From a single Marinobacter sp. THAF197a genomic region:
- the prsK gene encoding XrtA/PEP-CTERM system histidine kinase PrsK, producing the protein MLRDISVISYGAAAALFAVLSVLIATRYLRRDLDRALFLAALVTTLWASTLVSQSLWGHPGFFVRYLLELLRDTAWILLLFAMLRDAFRQGKLASQLKKVLGASLFILIATLLTLGSLEFILGLALLDGKTKVIGQIALALLGLSLVEQIWRNAPGFGRSSMKYLCIGVATIFTFDFFMYADALLFGKVADSFWNARGFVNAALMPLFAVNIINTRKQPVDFQLSRSAVFHVGTFLFAGGYLLFLAVGGYYVRALGGAWGEAMQVLFISVSLAFLVTLLLSRRIRAKLMVFISQNFFDYKYDYRNEWLRMTRELADLSNDPPLPERVIRILAGLVESNAGAIWLRSDQGDYLLNASVNLATPKYTIIDSDSELVRFFTDREWIIDLNEYRSDPISYNLLEIPDPITNTPDAWLIIPLYLGNELYGVAMVGRPYSKVELNWENFDLIKVVARQTCNLLAQMDAQNRLSRAMQFEAVSKASAFMVHDLKTLIAQLSLLVKNAPKHRNNPAFIDDMIATTDHAVRKMANLVDHIRKPSSPAEENRSPINLTELVQELIAHHSHRAPAPALQGSPDNIFVSADKEQLRSVLGHLLQNAQDATPANGDISINLKTAKGNVVIFIQDTGTGMTDDFIRSQLFKPFESTKGLTGMGIGAYQAREYIQELGGNIDVTSEPGVGSCFSVRIPLLTSEAEIRAAAPSVPIQETVHPQKTVN; encoded by the coding sequence ATGCTCAGGGACATCAGCGTGATCAGCTACGGTGCGGCGGCAGCATTGTTCGCGGTGCTGTCTGTGCTGATCGCTACACGTTATCTGCGAAGGGATCTTGACCGCGCCCTCTTCCTTGCGGCGTTGGTCACCACCTTGTGGGCAAGCACCCTGGTCTCCCAGAGCCTTTGGGGGCACCCCGGCTTTTTCGTACGTTACCTGCTTGAATTGCTCAGAGATACGGCCTGGATCCTGCTGCTGTTCGCCATGCTTCGGGACGCTTTTCGCCAGGGCAAGCTCGCCAGCCAGCTCAAAAAAGTGCTTGGCGCCTCCCTCTTCATACTGATCGCAACCCTGCTGACCCTGGGCAGCCTTGAATTTATCCTTGGCCTCGCCCTGCTGGATGGCAAAACCAAAGTCATCGGGCAAATCGCCCTGGCCCTGCTCGGGCTGTCACTGGTGGAACAGATCTGGCGCAACGCCCCCGGCTTTGGCCGGTCCTCCATGAAGTACCTCTGCATTGGTGTTGCCACGATCTTCACCTTTGACTTCTTCATGTACGCCGATGCCCTGCTGTTCGGCAAAGTCGCCGATTCGTTCTGGAATGCCAGGGGCTTCGTCAACGCTGCATTAATGCCGCTGTTTGCCGTCAACATTATCAATACCCGCAAACAACCTGTGGATTTCCAGCTTTCGCGCTCCGCGGTATTCCATGTGGGCACCTTCCTGTTCGCCGGCGGGTACCTGTTGTTCCTTGCCGTAGGTGGATACTACGTTCGCGCCCTGGGGGGAGCGTGGGGCGAAGCCATGCAGGTGCTGTTCATCAGCGTTTCCCTGGCATTTCTGGTCACCCTGTTATTGTCGAGGCGAATCCGGGCCAAGCTAATGGTGTTCATCAGCCAGAACTTTTTCGACTACAAGTACGATTACCGGAACGAATGGCTGAGAATGACCCGTGAACTGGCCGACCTGAGCAATGATCCGCCCCTGCCCGAGCGCGTAATCCGAATTCTCGCAGGCCTGGTGGAGAGCAACGCTGGCGCCATCTGGCTTCGCAGCGACCAGGGCGACTACCTGCTGAATGCGAGCGTGAACCTCGCCACGCCCAAATACACCATTATCGATAGTGATTCGGAACTGGTCCGTTTTTTCACGGATCGGGAGTGGATTATTGATCTGAACGAATACCGGTCCGACCCGATAAGCTACAACCTGCTCGAGATTCCTGACCCCATCACCAACACCCCAGACGCCTGGCTGATCATTCCCCTGTACCTTGGCAACGAGCTTTACGGCGTTGCCATGGTGGGGCGCCCCTATTCGAAAGTTGAGTTGAACTGGGAAAACTTCGACCTGATCAAAGTGGTAGCCCGACAGACCTGTAACCTGCTCGCCCAGATGGATGCCCAGAACCGCCTCTCGCGGGCCATGCAGTTCGAGGCTGTGAGTAAAGCCTCAGCATTTATGGTGCACGACTTGAAAACCCTGATTGCACAGCTGTCGCTGCTGGTTAAAAACGCCCCCAAGCATCGGAACAACCCGGCGTTTATCGACGACATGATCGCCACCACAGACCACGCAGTACGCAAAATGGCCAACCTCGTGGACCACATTCGTAAACCTTCCAGCCCGGCAGAAGAAAACCGGAGCCCGATAAACCTGACCGAACTGGTCCAGGAGCTGATCGCCCATCACAGCCACCGGGCTCCGGCACCTGCCCTGCAAGGCAGCCCAGACAACATTTTTGTGTCTGCGGATAAAGAACAGCTGCGGAGCGTGCTCGGCCACCTGTTGCAGAATGCCCAGGATGCAACCCCGGCAAACGGCGACATATCCATCAATCTTAAAACCGCCAAAGGCAATGTTGTGATCTTCATTCAGGACACTGGCACTGGCATGACCGACGACTTCATCCGCAGCCAGCTGTTCAAACCATTCGAGAGCACAAAGGGCCTTACCGGCATGGGAATTGGCGCCTACCAGGCCAGAGAATACATTCAGGAATTAGGCGGCAATATTGATGTCACCAGTGAGCCAGGCGTTGGGTCTTGCTTCTCCGTCAGAATTCCTCTGCTCACGTCCGAAGCCGAAATACGGGCTGCGGCCCCGAGTGTGCCAATTCAGGAAACCGTACACCCACAGAAAACCGTCAACTAA
- a CDS encoding PA14 domain-containing protein, with amino-acid sequence MAAKKILGLGVVVVFLGGCQSWQFRDIEKLPPTAAIPEVSEPGKVDVWYFDGISGTNVQSMVDAEKFPDSPDEITELNQLRRAASRANNYGTLIRGYVEPPATGEYTFYIAGDDETQLWLSPSQSPEDIVRIASTMATPLDNFTRYSSQTSGIHYLEAGQKYYFELRHKEGGWDDHFTVAWSGPGLNQQVIDGPFLHSFAQTTPGTQPDLTTEEAYELGYRIGFFDGEKGLSYNAQYPPLDEDGDGLYDNWEIYYGLDPTDPTDAMSDTDGDLLTALDEFWARTDPNLADTDGDGIPDGYEYAYGLDPTDPTDASRDLDGDGYSVLEEYLAGTNPLDPEDFPAPEATYQPGYVGQYFTGVNFDSFVYTQRDTAINFNWGSGSPSANMPNNNFSIRWQGWFTPPHTEGTREYTFATRTDDGVGLFLDGNLVINQWKNQSATTYTSTASLPAEIPVAVTMEYFESGWDASASLVISDTATGQNLNPENVVQALSLDSPSSDSSLNDGIDDLYKLRYGLPLLQPVADQVFNDSGITVLQAYQSGLHPYTLETVSEPDAPVTSEPSDNGASAGSVTLSWTPPLTRVDGSSISLSEISGYLINYGQAPTNMPQILEVPAGTTEARIEGLSSGDWYFTIRVIDTNGLSSEPSDPVQYSVQ; translated from the coding sequence ATGGCTGCCAAGAAGATTCTCGGCCTCGGTGTGGTGGTGGTTTTTCTCGGTGGTTGCCAGAGTTGGCAGTTTCGGGACATTGAAAAACTACCGCCCACTGCTGCCATTCCAGAAGTCAGCGAACCGGGAAAAGTCGACGTCTGGTACTTTGATGGCATATCAGGCACCAACGTTCAAAGCATGGTAGATGCCGAAAAATTTCCGGACTCACCTGATGAAATCACCGAACTGAATCAATTAAGGCGCGCAGCGAGCCGGGCTAACAATTACGGCACCCTGATCCGTGGCTATGTGGAACCGCCCGCAACGGGTGAATACACCTTCTACATTGCAGGTGACGACGAAACTCAACTCTGGCTCTCCCCTTCACAGTCTCCGGAAGATATCGTTCGAATCGCCTCAACCATGGCGACCCCCCTCGATAACTTCACCCGCTACAGCTCACAAACTTCGGGCATTCATTACCTTGAGGCCGGGCAAAAATACTACTTCGAGCTGAGACACAAAGAAGGCGGCTGGGATGACCACTTTACCGTGGCCTGGTCCGGGCCCGGGCTGAATCAACAGGTGATCGATGGTCCTTTCCTGCATAGTTTTGCGCAGACAACCCCGGGCACCCAACCGGACCTGACCACCGAAGAAGCCTATGAACTCGGCTACCGTATCGGATTTTTCGATGGTGAGAAGGGCTTGTCGTATAACGCCCAATATCCACCGCTGGATGAAGATGGTGATGGCCTCTACGACAACTGGGAAATCTATTATGGCCTGGACCCGACAGACCCGACGGATGCGATGTCAGATACCGACGGAGACCTGCTTACAGCACTGGATGAATTCTGGGCGCGCACAGATCCCAACCTTGCAGATACCGACGGCGATGGCATTCCCGATGGTTACGAATACGCTTACGGCCTTGATCCCACAGACCCAACCGATGCCTCGCGAGACCTGGATGGAGACGGATACTCTGTACTCGAGGAATACCTGGCGGGCACAAACCCACTGGATCCTGAGGATTTCCCTGCACCTGAAGCAACCTACCAGCCAGGATACGTTGGCCAGTATTTCACAGGCGTAAACTTTGACAGCTTTGTTTACACTCAGCGAGACACTGCCATTAATTTCAACTGGGGAAGTGGCAGCCCGTCTGCCAATATGCCCAATAATAATTTCAGTATTCGGTGGCAGGGCTGGTTTACTCCACCGCACACGGAAGGCACGCGCGAATACACGTTTGCCACAAGAACGGATGACGGTGTTGGCCTTTTCCTTGATGGCAACCTGGTCATCAATCAGTGGAAAAACCAATCCGCCACCACCTATACCAGTACAGCCAGCCTCCCGGCCGAGATTCCCGTAGCGGTAACTATGGAATATTTCGAATCAGGATGGGACGCCTCTGCAAGTCTGGTGATATCCGATACAGCGACCGGGCAAAACCTTAACCCGGAAAACGTGGTGCAAGCCCTCTCTCTTGATAGCCCCTCCAGCGACAGCTCACTCAACGACGGCATAGACGACCTGTACAAGCTCCGATACGGCTTACCGCTGCTACAACCTGTCGCCGATCAAGTCTTTAATGACAGCGGTATTACCGTGTTGCAGGCTTACCAGTCAGGACTTCACCCGTACACACTTGAGACCGTATCTGAACCGGATGCGCCGGTAACCAGCGAACCATCTGATAATGGCGCCAGCGCGGGCAGTGTCACGCTATCCTGGACTCCGCCCCTTACACGCGTAGACGGCAGCAGTATCTCACTCAGCGAAATCTCCGGGTATTTGATCAACTACGGCCAAGCGCCAACAAACATGCCCCAGATCCTGGAGGTTCCAGCGGGCACAACTGAAGCAAGGATAGAAGGGCTCTCCTCGGGAGATTGGTACTTCACTATAAGG
- a CDS encoding tetratricopeptide repeat protein produces the protein MKISNVVRVSLLSAAIALSLTGCNSEPDMSQDDIQYISHLDQARFFQRQGELRASTIEARSAIQMQPERVDPYFVIINNLLTAGDAVNAERQLDQFLENRSEDALTQSQMNQAALIRAESRILQGKTAEAVQALDQISSPSRDQELKADNLRGQAWLSAGDFDRAEIAYTDALQRNDQNVTAAVGLSRIAAARGDIAKARELLSQAETIDSDHEDIWLWKAQLAHSQEQWAEAEQNYIRALETIGQYDVMTYRKYQTISALVTVLRQQGKSAEAFVYEEILAKSGPGTIKSNLEAAAAAYNDGDLDTAARFLQEVLNQAPGHQQSALMLGVIRFRQGRTEEAASLLEPLAEMNDTDGVRKLLAAARISMRDPQGAKTLLDDLKDRDSDPQTLALVGIASLASGDDQSGRQLINRALELQPDNHNLRLRYATYLAQREDYEAAISQARQIPAEAPESTQATILVSQAQMASGNPDAAHKALDDLLRKEPANVAALIAKGNLAGNTGNMDNARKFFEMAHKAAPDNPTPLVGLGNLARLRDDNDTARELYTQAVRLAPDNRGALQAIANLLPRDDLTELMRSIREDNPEAAGPRLILLETALIENNTSEADELTAQLMERQQADAPAPTEPLVATVYDGIATQLVQRGQTERALQILNRGRTLFPDNEDMALKVASIEFRNGNTAAARDALRDAKQHNPESPGPYQLEASYYESQGEHQQAAELYQLALTKRNTPELQVARARALSSAGQPTAALESLERAMEQFPNNTRIMLSLAMAHQQTGQQDKAKASYEQLVSLSPTNAVALNNLAWLYYETGDNRALDTARKAYELVPDSAAVADTYGWILFESGEQQQSLVVLEKAHELDPGSREIAMHLVEAYRAAGRDDDARRILTKLDNEA, from the coding sequence ATGAAAATCAGTAACGTTGTAAGAGTGTCGCTGCTTTCAGCTGCCATCGCGTTAAGCCTGACTGGCTGCAACAGCGAGCCGGACATGTCACAGGACGACATCCAGTATATCAGCCACCTTGACCAGGCGCGGTTCTTCCAACGCCAGGGGGAGTTAAGAGCGAGCACTATTGAGGCTCGCAGCGCCATCCAGATGCAACCTGAGCGCGTTGATCCCTACTTCGTCATCATCAACAACCTGCTGACCGCAGGAGATGCTGTTAACGCCGAGCGCCAGCTTGACCAATTCCTGGAGAACCGGTCCGAAGACGCCCTTACCCAGTCCCAGATGAACCAGGCCGCGTTAATCCGCGCGGAATCAAGGATATTGCAGGGAAAAACCGCAGAAGCTGTCCAGGCGCTGGATCAGATTAGCTCACCCTCTCGGGACCAGGAACTCAAGGCGGATAACCTGAGGGGCCAGGCCTGGTTATCGGCCGGCGATTTTGATCGGGCCGAGATAGCCTATACTGACGCCCTTCAACGCAACGATCAGAATGTCACCGCCGCGGTCGGATTATCCAGAATCGCCGCCGCCCGGGGCGACATTGCCAAGGCCCGCGAACTGCTCAGCCAGGCAGAAACCATCGATTCTGACCATGAAGACATCTGGCTATGGAAAGCACAACTCGCCCACTCACAGGAACAATGGGCCGAGGCAGAGCAAAACTATATCCGCGCACTGGAAACGATTGGCCAGTACGACGTGATGACTTACCGAAAGTACCAGACCATCTCAGCTCTGGTAACGGTCCTTCGCCAGCAAGGCAAATCAGCAGAAGCCTTTGTTTATGAAGAAATCCTTGCCAAGTCGGGGCCCGGAACCATCAAGAGCAACCTTGAAGCAGCAGCCGCCGCCTATAACGATGGAGATCTCGATACCGCTGCTCGCTTTTTACAGGAAGTGCTGAACCAGGCGCCCGGGCACCAGCAAAGTGCGCTGATGCTGGGCGTTATCCGTTTCCGGCAGGGTCGCACTGAAGAAGCAGCCAGCCTGCTGGAACCCCTCGCGGAGATGAACGACACCGACGGTGTTCGCAAGCTTCTGGCCGCAGCCAGAATCTCCATGCGAGACCCCCAGGGCGCCAAAACACTGCTTGACGACCTCAAGGATCGCGACAGCGACCCACAAACTCTGGCCCTGGTTGGCATCGCTTCTCTCGCCAGCGGTGACGACCAGAGTGGCCGCCAACTCATCAACAGGGCCCTCGAACTGCAACCGGATAACCACAATCTTCGGCTGCGCTACGCCACCTACCTTGCCCAACGCGAGGACTATGAGGCCGCCATCAGCCAGGCTCGCCAGATTCCAGCAGAGGCTCCTGAATCGACCCAGGCCACGATACTCGTGAGCCAGGCGCAGATGGCCTCAGGCAATCCCGACGCCGCACATAAGGCCTTGGACGACCTGCTACGAAAAGAGCCGGCAAACGTGGCCGCTTTGATTGCAAAAGGCAACCTGGCCGGCAACACCGGCAACATGGACAACGCCCGGAAATTTTTTGAGATGGCACACAAAGCGGCACCCGACAACCCGACGCCTCTGGTAGGGCTCGGTAACCTGGCCCGGTTGCGCGATGATAATGACACCGCCCGAGAACTCTATACTCAGGCCGTAAGGCTGGCGCCCGACAACCGCGGAGCACTGCAAGCAATTGCCAACCTCCTGCCCAGAGACGACCTAACCGAGTTGATGCGAAGCATACGCGAGGACAACCCGGAAGCGGCAGGGCCGCGCCTGATTCTTCTTGAGACAGCACTCATTGAGAACAACACCTCCGAAGCCGACGAACTCACTGCCCAGCTGATGGAGCGGCAGCAAGCGGATGCGCCAGCTCCCACCGAGCCACTGGTCGCCACAGTGTACGACGGTATCGCAACGCAACTGGTACAGCGTGGACAAACCGAACGGGCGCTACAGATACTCAATCGGGGCCGCACCTTGTTCCCGGATAACGAAGACATGGCCCTGAAAGTGGCCTCTATCGAATTCCGTAATGGCAATACCGCTGCAGCCAGGGACGCTCTGAGGGACGCAAAACAACACAACCCCGAATCCCCAGGCCCATATCAGCTGGAAGCCAGCTATTACGAGAGCCAAGGTGAACACCAACAAGCCGCTGAGCTCTATCAGCTCGCACTCACCAAACGAAACACCCCAGAGCTGCAAGTTGCCCGAGCCAGAGCACTCAGTAGTGCAGGCCAACCCACCGCGGCACTGGAATCTCTTGAACGCGCCATGGAGCAGTTCCCGAACAACACCAGAATCATGCTCAGCCTGGCCATGGCACATCAGCAGACGGGCCAACAAGACAAAGCCAAGGCGAGTTACGAACAGCTGGTATCGCTCAGCCCGACCAATGCGGTAGCCCTTAACAACCTGGCATGGTTGTATTACGAAACGGGTGATAATCGGGCCCTGGACACTGCCAGGAAAGCCTACGAACTGGTCCCCGACAGCGCAGCGGTGGCGGATACCTATGGCTGGATACTGTTTGAATCCGGTGAGCAACAACAAAGCCTTGTCGTGCTTGAGAAAGCGCACGAGCTGGACCCAGGCTCCCGCGAAATTGCCATGCATCTGGTGGAGGCCTACAGGGCAGCCGGCAGGGATGACGACGCCAGGCGAATTCTGACCAAGCTGGATAACGAGGCCTGA
- the prsR gene encoding PEP-CTERM-box response regulator transcription factor gives MKQLLIVEDDPGLQSQMRWCFSDDIDVSVASDREAALTALRRLEPQVVTLDLGLPPDPGGASEGFALLEDILRLAPMTKVIVVTGREDKENAVKAIGMGASDFYQKPLDADILTFVVNRAFRLAELERENRELAGQGNGTSIKGIVAASPEMLAICRTVEKVAPADVTTLITGETGTGKELLARALHDLSHRADKPFAAINCAAIPENLLESELFGFEKGSFTGATQSKKGKIESANGGTLFLDEIGDMPMALQAKLLRFLQERVVDRVGSVKPIPVDVRVVCATHRNVQDLISQGEFREDLYYRISEITLDVPALREREGDALVIAQSLLKTLGKQLDRPNLCFSEDAVQAINAYGWPGNVREMINKVKRAIIMADGKRITADDLVLPADGCEADYQLNLRQVREAAERKAIMQALTTSNFNMAQASRLLGVTRPTLYNLTDKYRIETSTATSGV, from the coding sequence GTGAAGCAGCTACTGATTGTAGAAGACGACCCCGGCCTGCAGAGCCAGATGCGCTGGTGTTTCAGCGACGACATTGACGTATCTGTTGCCTCAGATCGTGAGGCCGCGCTCACGGCCCTCCGACGCCTTGAGCCCCAAGTGGTTACCCTGGACCTTGGCTTGCCACCGGACCCAGGCGGAGCCTCTGAAGGCTTTGCCCTGCTGGAAGACATTTTACGCCTGGCACCCATGACTAAAGTGATCGTCGTGACCGGCCGGGAAGACAAAGAAAACGCGGTCAAAGCCATTGGCATGGGCGCCTCTGATTTCTACCAGAAGCCGCTGGACGCAGACATCCTTACTTTCGTGGTCAACCGCGCGTTCCGACTCGCAGAGCTCGAGAGAGAGAACCGTGAACTGGCCGGCCAGGGCAACGGCACCAGTATCAAAGGCATTGTTGCCGCCAGCCCTGAAATGCTCGCTATCTGCCGTACGGTTGAAAAAGTCGCCCCTGCAGACGTTACTACTCTGATTACCGGAGAAACCGGCACTGGCAAGGAACTGCTGGCCAGGGCACTGCACGATCTCAGCCACCGGGCTGACAAACCTTTTGCCGCCATCAACTGTGCCGCCATCCCGGAGAACCTTCTGGAAAGTGAGCTGTTCGGCTTTGAAAAGGGCTCGTTTACCGGCGCGACGCAATCGAAGAAAGGCAAGATTGAAAGCGCCAACGGGGGAACCCTGTTCCTCGATGAGATCGGCGATATGCCCATGGCCCTGCAAGCAAAACTGTTGCGGTTCCTGCAGGAACGAGTGGTAGACAGAGTGGGTTCAGTCAAACCCATACCGGTAGACGTCCGGGTGGTTTGCGCGACCCATAGAAATGTTCAGGACCTGATTAGCCAGGGTGAGTTCCGGGAAGACCTTTACTACCGGATCAGTGAAATCACCCTGGATGTGCCAGCCCTGCGGGAACGTGAAGGCGATGCTCTGGTAATAGCCCAGTCGTTGCTGAAAACCCTGGGCAAGCAGCTCGACCGACCCAACCTGTGTTTCTCCGAAGACGCTGTACAGGCCATTAATGCCTATGGCTGGCCAGGGAACGTGCGGGAGATGATCAACAAAGTGAAACGGGCCATCATCATGGCTGACGGCAAACGGATTACCGCAGACGACCTGGTGCTCCCGGCCGACGGCTGTGAAGCTGACTACCAGCTAAACCTTCGCCAGGTTCGTGAAGCGGCGGAACGTAAAGCGATCATGCAGGCGTTGACCACCAGCAACTTTAATATGGCGCAGGCTTCGAGACTGCTGGGAGTCACCCGCCCAACGCTCTATAACCTCACAGACAAATACCGGATTGAGACCTCCACCGCGACAAGCGGTGTGTGA
- a CDS encoding lysophospholipid acyltransferase family protein, translating into MGLASFLKSRLVPAELDQQIERIRKPIGSLGYDPWGYNNEAIKYGFSLTRQIYEKYFRVQASGVDNVPAEGPVLIIANHSGQLPLDGLLIGYALASRKDNPRIPRAMIERFFPTVPWLGNLLNEMGAVLGDPVNCAKMLENNEAVIVFPEGVRGSGKLYRDRYQLKRFGNGFMHLAMKYNATIVPVGVVGCEETIPAIANIKPLANALGVPYVPVALPVILPAKVHLNFGPPMHFDNTEIPEEQVTERVEAVKAEISRLIDKGLSERKRLF; encoded by the coding sequence ATGGGCCTGGCATCGTTTCTCAAATCCAGGCTGGTACCAGCCGAACTGGACCAGCAGATAGAGCGAATACGCAAGCCAATCGGCTCCCTGGGCTACGACCCCTGGGGTTATAACAACGAGGCCATCAAGTACGGCTTCTCCCTTACCCGGCAGATCTACGAGAAGTACTTTCGTGTTCAGGCCTCTGGCGTTGACAATGTGCCCGCCGAAGGCCCGGTTCTGATCATTGCCAACCATTCCGGCCAGCTCCCCCTGGATGGCCTCCTTATCGGCTATGCTTTGGCATCACGAAAAGACAACCCCCGCATTCCCCGGGCCATGATCGAGCGGTTCTTTCCCACCGTGCCCTGGCTGGGCAACCTGCTCAATGAGATGGGTGCCGTTCTTGGGGACCCGGTCAATTGCGCCAAGATGCTGGAGAACAATGAAGCGGTGATCGTCTTCCCCGAAGGGGTTCGCGGCTCCGGCAAACTGTACCGTGACCGTTACCAGCTCAAGCGCTTCGGTAACGGCTTCATGCATTTGGCAATGAAATACAACGCGACGATTGTTCCGGTAGGTGTGGTGGGTTGCGAGGAAACCATCCCTGCCATTGCCAATATAAAGCCACTGGCCAATGCACTGGGCGTGCCCTACGTTCCGGTGGCACTGCCCGTGATTCTTCCGGCCAAGGTACACCTGAACTTCGGCCCACCCATGCATTTCGACAATACCGAAATCCCGGAAGAACAGGTGACCGAGCGGGTGGAAGCCGTCAAGGCTGAAATCAGCCGATTGATCGACAAAGGGCTTAGTGAAAGGAAAAGGCTGTTCTGA
- a CDS encoding SDR family oxidoreductase, with the protein MTTKRRPHILVTGAAGALAQQVISRLKETCDLVAVDFREQVYLGDDIPSYCIDFNKRVFEDLFRRYQFDGVIHLGRILSSQLTRMRRYNANVLGTQKLLDLSQKYGIRRVIVLSTYHVYGAVAYNPALIDESAPLKSAGLSADLVDSVELENLANIYLWRYPELNITILRPCNIVGPGVRNSMSSLLGSSRAPVLAGFSPMMQFIHIDDMADAIVLAWNKPVKGVFNVAPQDWVAYQQALKLCGCQRIPLPSIPPVVPKAISRILNLRSFPTYLMAFFKYPVVIDGRAFAREFGFTPKRQLKDIFRYYRDNKRPV; encoded by the coding sequence ATGACCACCAAACGCAGACCCCACATCCTCGTGACTGGTGCCGCCGGCGCCCTGGCTCAACAGGTCATCAGCCGCCTCAAGGAAACCTGCGACCTGGTCGCCGTCGATTTCCGTGAGCAGGTGTACCTCGGAGATGACATCCCCAGCTATTGCATCGACTTCAACAAGCGGGTTTTCGAGGACCTGTTCAGGCGATATCAGTTTGACGGCGTGATCCACCTGGGCCGGATACTGTCCAGCCAGCTCACCCGCATGCGCCGTTATAACGCCAACGTGCTGGGCACCCAGAAGTTGCTGGATCTTTCCCAGAAGTACGGTATTCGCCGGGTGATTGTTCTCTCCACTTACCACGTATACGGCGCCGTCGCCTACAACCCGGCCCTGATTGACGAATCCGCCCCCCTCAAAAGCGCGGGCCTGAGCGCGGATCTTGTGGATTCCGTGGAACTGGAGAACCTGGCCAACATTTACCTCTGGCGCTATCCGGAGCTGAACATCACCATTCTTCGGCCATGCAACATCGTGGGCCCCGGTGTGCGAAATTCCATGAGCTCACTGCTGGGCAGCTCCCGGGCTCCGGTGCTGGCCGGCTTCTCGCCGATGATGCAATTCATCCACATAGACGACATGGCAGATGCCATCGTACTGGCCTGGAACAAACCCGTAAAAGGCGTGTTCAACGTCGCCCCCCAGGATTGGGTAGCCTATCAACAGGCCCTGAAACTTTGCGGATGCCAGCGCATTCCACTGCCATCCATTCCACCCGTCGTTCCCAAGGCGATTTCAAGAATTCTGAACCTCAGGAGCTTCCCGACTTACCTGATGGCGTTCTTCAAGTACCCAGTGGTGATTGATGGCCGGGCCTTTGCCCGGGAGTTCGGATTTACCCCCAAACGTCAGTTGAAAGATATTTTCCGTTACTATCGGGACAACAAACGGCCAGTGTGA
- a CDS encoding D-hexose-6-phosphate mutarotase produces MSESSNKPPVSVTPGQWSFTRWQTIGQLEALEVHHPLFQATIFLQGAHLTHFSPRDQNNWLWLSELAKFQPGRPIRGGIPICWPWFGDPAKNPPEIRKRVHEPTAHGFVRTALWRLEDVRESAHEVEISLSLNANEDFAEQWDGHALVLATFSFSVRGCQVALTTTNLSRQPLAFSQALHTYLPTADISRTRVLGLGNSQYIDTLKDWEYCTQEGPVYFEGETDRIYESGEPLTVVTPLGKRKLTSVGSDSTVVWNPGPDKSARLSDFPGNGWQKMLCVETANAAGDYRVLNEGQSHTLGVLIGRI; encoded by the coding sequence ATGTCTGAAAGCAGTAACAAACCACCGGTCTCGGTTACACCGGGACAATGGTCGTTCACCCGCTGGCAAACCATCGGCCAGCTTGAGGCCCTGGAGGTGCACCATCCTCTGTTTCAGGCCACTATTTTCCTCCAAGGCGCACACCTGACTCACTTTTCCCCACGGGACCAGAACAATTGGCTGTGGCTGAGTGAGCTGGCCAAATTCCAACCGGGCCGGCCAATCCGGGGCGGCATTCCAATTTGCTGGCCCTGGTTTGGCGACCCAGCCAAAAACCCGCCGGAAATCCGTAAGCGGGTTCATGAACCGACTGCTCACGGTTTCGTCCGCACCGCCCTGTGGCGCCTGGAAGATGTGCGCGAGAGTGCCCATGAAGTGGAGATCAGCCTGTCCCTGAATGCCAACGAGGATTTCGCCGAGCAATGGGATGGCCACGCACTGGTGCTGGCCACGTTCAGTTTCTCGGTCAGGGGTTGCCAGGTTGCACTGACCACCACCAACCTCTCACGCCAGCCACTGGCGTTCAGCCAGGCGCTGCACACCTATTTACCAACCGCTGACATCAGCCGCACCCGCGTGCTTGGCCTTGGCAACAGTCAGTACATAGACACCCTGAAAGACTGGGAGTATTGCACTCAGGAAGGCCCGGTCTATTTCGAGGGTGAAACCGACAGAATCTATGAATCCGGCGAGCCCCTTACAGTGGTGACACCGCTTGGCAAACGCAAGCTGACCTCGGTGGGCAGTGATTCGACCGTGGTGTGGAATCCCGGCCCGGACAAATCTGCCCGGCTTTCGGACTTCCCCGGCAATGGCTGGCAAAAAATGCTGTGTGTCGAAACAGCCAATGCCGCGGGCGATTATCGGGTGTTGAATGAGGGCCAGAGCCACACTCTGGGTGTACTGATCGGCCGCATCTAA